In bacterium (Candidatus Blackallbacteria) CG13_big_fil_rev_8_21_14_2_50_49_14, the following are encoded in one genomic region:
- a CDS encoding (p)ppGpp synthetase yields the protein MQDSQSDQVLKKKLPLPGEIPISSYPPYVASLLEHLVKKMSYATPEDINFAERAFFAAYELHKEQKRKSGEPYIIHPYEVALILTELNASGEMLAAGFLHDILEDTDFTHAEMKEAFGETVTALVEGVTKLSKFSFSSKEERQAENFRRMFMAMAQDIRVVIIKLADRLHNMRTLDHMSEDKQRKIAQETLDIFAPLAHRLGIGRLKWELEDLCLRYLYPDYYWSIAQYIAQKRQEREEVMTRTLTQLKQGLVEAHTDFYIEGDPVPPVVDGRKRTKKVQIFGRPKNFYSIYNKISKKQKDFKDIYDYFGIRVLVESEADCYAVLGQVHALWKPIPGRFKDYIAMPKQNMYQSLHTTVISETGHPLEVQIRTFDMDGVAEFGIAAHWKYKQGTANLPKRNKNDLQLTWLRQLLDWQNDLKDAEEFMANVKDDLFEEDIYIFTPRGDVHVLPKGSTPIDFAYRIHTQVGNTCVGSKMNGRMISLSTPLENGAQVEIMTSKNGQPSLDWINFVVSNQAKNNIRKWFKKERREDSLKRGKELLEAEFGKENFEHYIRSKTFEEMAQKFNRNSVEDLIATVGYGEITPKQLLNRIKTGPLNPALLDEAIIGQTVSPERKRREAKGKGIMIGGEAGVLVFFPNCCLPVPGEPIVGVVTRNKGVAVHSKECPNLGQVNPRRCLPASWGEVEKSFYPVELQIYTIDRRGLLKDIVARMSDNKINILAANVITHRDKTATIDLVVEVVDIKQLQAIIQKIRAMSDVLNVVRIVKTSKAIKQMTSKNEQKKTGK from the coding sequence TTGCAAGACAGTCAGTCTGATCAAGTACTGAAGAAAAAACTGCCTTTACCTGGAGAAATTCCAATCAGCTCCTATCCGCCTTATGTAGCCAGCTTGCTGGAGCATTTGGTGAAGAAAATGTCTTATGCTACGCCTGAGGATATCAATTTTGCCGAACGCGCTTTTTTTGCTGCCTATGAACTGCACAAAGAGCAAAAGCGCAAATCAGGTGAACCCTATATTATTCACCCCTATGAAGTCGCTTTGATTCTGACAGAGCTGAACGCCAGCGGAGAAATGCTGGCTGCCGGTTTTTTACACGATATTCTTGAAGACACCGATTTTACCCATGCAGAAATGAAAGAAGCTTTTGGTGAAACGGTTACCGCCCTGGTGGAAGGGGTTACCAAACTCAGCAAATTTTCTTTTTCTTCAAAAGAAGAACGCCAAGCTGAAAATTTCAGGCGCATGTTTATGGCCATGGCCCAGGATATCCGTGTGGTGATTATCAAATTGGCTGACCGCTTGCACAATATGCGCACCCTGGATCATATGTCAGAAGACAAGCAGCGAAAAATCGCCCAAGAAACGCTCGATATCTTTGCTCCTTTGGCCCACCGTTTGGGGATTGGGCGTTTGAAATGGGAATTGGAAGATCTCTGCTTAAGGTACCTTTATCCAGACTATTATTGGAGCATTGCCCAGTATATTGCCCAAAAACGCCAGGAGCGGGAAGAAGTCATGACGCGTACTTTAACCCAACTCAAGCAAGGGCTTGTCGAAGCGCATACCGATTTCTATATTGAGGGAGATCCTGTTCCCCCTGTTGTGGACGGGAGAAAGCGCACGAAAAAAGTTCAAATCTTTGGTCGACCTAAAAATTTTTATAGTATTTATAATAAAATATCTAAAAAACAAAAAGATTTCAAAGATATTTACGATTATTTTGGAATTCGGGTATTGGTAGAGAGTGAAGCGGATTGCTATGCGGTTTTGGGGCAGGTGCATGCACTTTGGAAACCCATTCCGGGCCGTTTCAAAGATTATATTGCCATGCCCAAACAAAATATGTACCAATCCCTGCACACCACCGTGATCAGCGAAACCGGTCACCCGTTGGAGGTACAGATTCGTACCTTCGATATGGATGGGGTTGCTGAGTTTGGGATTGCTGCGCATTGGAAATACAAGCAAGGCACTGCGAATTTACCCAAGCGCAATAAAAATGATCTTCAGCTCACCTGGTTACGCCAATTGTTGGATTGGCAGAATGACCTCAAAGATGCTGAAGAGTTTATGGCCAACGTCAAAGACGATCTCTTTGAAGAAGATATCTATATTTTTACCCCGCGCGGGGATGTTCATGTCTTGCCCAAAGGGTCAACACCGATTGATTTCGCTTATCGGATTCATACCCAGGTAGGGAATACCTGTGTGGGTTCGAAAATGAATGGTCGCATGATCAGCCTGTCGACTCCCCTTGAAAACGGGGCCCAGGTTGAAATTATGACCTCTAAAAATGGGCAACCCAGTCTGGATTGGATCAACTTCGTAGTTTCGAACCAGGCCAAAAATAATATTCGCAAGTGGTTTAAAAAAGAACGCCGCGAAGACAGTTTGAAACGTGGGAAAGAACTTTTGGAAGCGGAATTCGGCAAAGAAAATTTTGAGCACTATATCCGTTCCAAAACCTTTGAAGAAATGGCCCAGAAATTCAACCGCAACAGCGTTGAGGATTTAATTGCGACGGTCGGTTATGGTGAAATCACGCCCAAGCAATTGCTCAACCGGATTAAAACAGGCCCTTTGAATCCTGCGCTACTTGACGAGGCGATCATTGGCCAAACCGTTTCTCCTGAACGCAAACGCCGCGAAGCCAAAGGCAAAGGGATCATGATTGGCGGAGAGGCGGGGGTCTTGGTCTTTTTCCCGAATTGTTGCCTGCCTGTTCCTGGCGAGCCGATCGTGGGGGTCGTAACCCGCAATAAAGGGGTCGCCGTACATTCCAAAGAATGTCCGAACTTGGGGCAGGTCAATCCGCGCCGCTGTTTGCCCGCCAGTTGGGGCGAAGTTGAGAAAAGTTTTTATCCTGTTGAATTGCAAATTTATACGATTGACAGGCGGGGGCTGCTCAAAGATATTGTGGCGCGTATGTCGGATAATAAGATCAATATTTTAGCTGCCAATGTAATTACGCACCGCGATAAGACGGCAACGATTGATTTGGTGGTTGAAGTTGTGGATATCAAGCAATTACAGGCTATTATTCAAAAAATAAGGGCGATGAGTGATGTTTTGAATGTGGTTAGAATTGTCAAAACATCCAAGGCGATCAAACAGATGACATCCAAAAATGAACAGAAGAAAACCGGAAAATAA
- a CDS encoding radical SAM protein, protein MNQTFLKQHSSGFQFKLHPKNTGYSISLGPDTVYSFDPEDRLIWVYQSGTGYQRGLSGAVLAKTRNSQGKKRWLLNLEEQARLFQKVLADLNTLHALIEPHEQAVIEKLLAKNGEALASESLSFQAIYRPISILPPDQYSAIVVQAAEGCSWNRCHFCNFYKDRRFRIKSETEFIEHLQAVSNYLGKSALTRKGLFLADGDALMIPQPHLLKLIADMQQVFPGRPWYSFMDAFRPQAKQISDYQRLAETGLKRVYLGIESGYGPLLSLLNKPGDPELMLTEVLRLKEAGLQVGLILMIGIGGRQMAAEHLSESLKFLDALPLDKGDIVYLSEFIEHPDQPYHQQALEQGITPLSEQEIQTQIQAFKQGLRHSLAQVSPYHLMEYIY, encoded by the coding sequence ATGAATCAAACCTTCCTGAAGCAGCACAGTTCAGGTTTTCAATTTAAGCTTCATCCTAAAAATACCGGCTATTCGATCAGTTTGGGGCCAGATACCGTTTATTCATTTGATCCCGAAGACCGTTTGATTTGGGTTTACCAATCTGGAACAGGTTATCAAAGGGGCTTAAGCGGCGCTGTTTTGGCAAAGACCCGCAATAGTCAGGGGAAAAAACGCTGGCTGCTGAATCTTGAAGAGCAGGCCAGGCTCTTTCAAAAGGTTTTGGCTGATCTGAATACCCTCCATGCTCTGATCGAACCGCATGAGCAGGCTGTTATTGAAAAATTGCTTGCAAAAAATGGCGAGGCTCTGGCGTCTGAGAGTTTAAGCTTCCAAGCGATCTACCGTCCGATCAGTATTCTTCCTCCCGATCAGTATTCAGCGATTGTGGTTCAGGCTGCAGAAGGCTGTTCCTGGAACCGCTGCCATTTTTGTAATTTTTACAAGGATCGTCGCTTTCGGATTAAATCAGAAACCGAATTTATTGAGCATTTGCAGGCGGTTTCGAATTATCTGGGAAAAAGTGCTCTCACCCGCAAAGGCCTGTTTTTGGCAGATGGGGATGCCTTGATGATCCCACAGCCCCACCTGCTCAAACTAATCGCTGATATGCAACAGGTTTTTCCAGGAAGGCCTTGGTATAGTTTCATGGATGCTTTTCGCCCTCAAGCCAAGCAGATTTCAGATTATCAAAGGCTGGCTGAAACAGGATTGAAACGGGTTTATCTGGGCATTGAAAGTGGCTATGGCCCCTTGTTATCGCTTTTAAACAAACCAGGAGATCCCGAGCTGATGTTGACTGAAGTTTTACGTTTGAAAGAAGCGGGGCTTCAGGTCGGCTTGATTCTGATGATCGGCATAGGCGGCAGGCAGATGGCCGCAGAGCATCTCAGTGAAAGCTTAAAGTTTTTAGACGCCTTGCCCTTGGACAAAGGGGATATTGTTTATCTTTCTGAATTCATTGAACACCCGGATCAACCCTATCACCAGCAAGCACTGGAACAGGGGATCACGCCCCTCTCAGAACAAGAAATTCAAACTCAAATCCAGGCTTTTAAGCAGGGGTTGCGGCATAGTTTGGCCCAGGTTTCTCCCTATCATTTGATGGAATATATTTACTGA